A window of Phenylobacterium sp. NIBR 498073 genomic DNA:
CTCGAAGCCGGCGACCGGAACGCGGTAGTTGGCCTCGGCCGAGGCCAGCCAATCGGGCGTTTGCGGAAGCGACAGACCAGCGTACCGACCGGAGGTCACCTCGCCGCCCTGGCGCGAGCCGTTCAGTGAAAGCCGCAGTTGTCCGTCGCCGAGGTCGTAGCGGGCGGTCAGCTCGGCTTCGAGGCCCCAGGAGCGGGCGTCGCCCGCATTGGTGAGGAAAGCGGTGGCGGCGACCGGACAGACGGGGTTGGTGACCCGGCAGCCATTGTCGAGCTGGGCGATCATGTCGGTCAGGTCGGTGCGATAGCCGGCCACAGCCATGTAGAGGTTCGGCAGGGGCGCGCCCTTGAGGCCAAGCTCGTAGCTGCGCGAGGTCTCGTCGTCATAGGCGACGGGGATCGGGACGGGCTGGCGCAGGTCGCCGAGATTGCGGTTGAATCCGCCGGCGCGGTAGCTGGTGCCGACCTTGGCGTAGACCAGGAGGTTCAACGGTAGGCGGTAGGACGCCGTGGCGTTGTAGGAGAGGTTCTCCGGCGAGCTGGTCCCGTCGACGATCCGGGCCGGGCCTCCGGTCAGCTGGTTGGTGATCCGGTCGCGCAGCCGCGAGGTCAGGCTCTTGTCGTCGGAGGTGTAGCGCAATTCGCCCGTCAGGCTGAGGTCGCTGGTCACATCGTAGGTGAGCGCGCCGTAGGCGGCCCAGGAATCGTAGTTCTGAACCGCCGATTCCACGGTGCCGGTCGACGGGGCGGCGGTCGTGGGCGTGCGGGCCAGGGTGACCGAGTAGCGGCTCTCCTGGGTCATGGCTTCGACGCCGGCCAGCCAGTCGAGGCGGCCGTCGAGCACCTGGCCGGCAAGGCGCAGGTCCTGGCTAAGGGTTTTAGTGCGGTCGGCGGTAACCGCCGCCCCGTTCGGATCGATGGGCGTGGCGGCGCCGACCTGTCCCGCGGCGCGGGCGCGGGCCAGCTCCTGTGGGTTCACGCCATCGCTGTCGAGCGCATACATCGACTCCCGAACCCTGAATGCGCTGGTGGAGCTGAGCTGGGCCCAGCCAAGATCGACCTCCGCCGACAGCATGGCCGCGCTGATGTTCTGCTTGGCCAGCGGGGCCGTGTTCCAGGGATAGCTGAACTGATCTTGGATGTAGCCGCCGGGAAAGCCTGGCGAGCCCGCCGGAATGGCGATCTGGTAGGTGATGGTCGGGGTGGTCAGCTGCTGATTTTCGACCAGCAGGGTGATGTCGGCGGGCCCCTTGGCCAGGCGCGCCTGAGCACGCAGTCCAAGGCCCTTTTCCTGGTCGAAG
This region includes:
- a CDS encoding TonB-dependent receptor: MISYKAAALACVSAISLLAGEAAAQAERQEPAELGEVVVTARRREERLIDVPVAASVVSAAALVDRGGAVSTGELLAGQPSVRFNNLTSSITSEVSMRASSTARATNGDPSVGLYRNGAYIGGGGIGGRNFARLDTFDIGRVEVLRGTQGALYGRNAVGGAVNIVSARPEFSNSGFVDAKYGFETQRAQVQAALNLAASDELAFRFGADYVNQDDGFFYNPVHDVHFDQEKGLGLRAQARLAKGPADITLLVENQQLTTPTITYQIAIPAGSPGFPGGYIQDQFSYPWNTAPLAKQNISAAMLSAEVDLGWAQLSSTSAFRVRESMYALDSDGVNPQELARARAAGQVGAATPIDPNGAAVTADRTKTLSQDLRLAGQVLDGRLDWLAGVEAMTQESRYSVTLARTPTTAAPSTGTVESAVQNYDSWAAYGALTYDVTSDLSLTGELRYTSDDKSLTSRLRDRITNQLTGGPARIVDGTSSPENLSYNATASYRLPLNLLVYAKVGTSYRAGGFNRNLGDLRQPVPIPVAYDDETSRSYELGLKGAPLPNLYMAVAGYRTDLTDMIAQLDNGCRVTNPVCPVAATAFLTNAGDARSWGLEAELTARYDLGDGQLRLSLNGSRQGGEVTSGRYAGLSLPQTPDWLASAEANYRVPVAGFEAFGNLAYNAQWGGVQELSTTTPKLSDFQVVNARFGVDLGKVQIAAYVDNLFDSVFIVAQDPTIRRYSRPRVSGLQLRYSW